Proteins encoded in a region of the Neodiprion lecontei isolate iyNeoLeco1 chromosome 5, iyNeoLeco1.1, whole genome shotgun sequence genome:
- the LOC107225488 gene encoding uncharacterized protein LOC107225488 isoform X3, whose product MRTCGSYDVNAVEGGGTESSPVQRKPIFIVKLILFLVLCAIIITLCILWVSKSKEASRDNNIVGKQDKLRGRYDGTSQMPVSKFDTQETTTTETPDTSPLTVWGESRQETTTTETPDTSPLTAGGESRQETTTTETPDTSPLTAGGESSQETTTTETPATLPLTAGGESSQETTTTETPDTSPLTAGGESRQETTTTETPDTSPSTAGGESSQETTTTETPDTSPLTAGGESRQETTTTETPDTSPLTAGGESRQETTTTETPDTSPSTAGGESSQETTTTETPATLPLTAGGESSQETTTTETPDTSPLTAGGESRQETTTTETPDTSPSTAGGESSQETTTTETPATLPLTAGGESSQETTTTETPDTSPLTAGGESRQETTTTETPDTSPLTAGGESRQETTTTETPDTSPSTAGGESSQETTTTETPATLPLTAGGESSQETTTTETPDTSPLTAGGESRQETTTTETPDTSPSTAGGESRQETTTTDTPDTSPLTAGGESRQETTTTETPDTSPLTVWGESRQETTTTETPDTSPLTAGGESRQETTTTETPDTSPSTAGGESRQETTTTETPDTSPLTAGGESRQETTTTETPDTSPFTAGGESRQETTTTDTPDTSPLTAGGESRQETTTTETPDTSPLTAGGESRQETTTTDTPDTSPLTAGGESSQETTTTETPATLPLTAGGESRQETTTTETPDTSSSTAGGESSQETTTTETPATLPLTAGGESSQETTTTETPATLPLTAGGESRQETTTTETPDTSPLTNHMQPVTSSEVMSKMAKGTTSRILSYMNHSSDACDDFYEYACGEFEDNQLMTENDLAEQAMQRIFTEAQKRRSDEQSFLDYYESCLNYEKTTNQSERLANVRRAVQEIGRFNYMDNIGKDDTQPKFRDTLQRLLERNSALLFDITPDLAVNEGNCNTEPQTIQFTWKIGPLMSKTDPYTNKRAEECYKQQESVRNEPEVNLTEVYGTYKECKNYFGTFTTSIKNSVKKIFGTDYDRSEQIGVDVEKLIELFLVPEMDEDEIRKAYATKNYNLKGDLSVRRAHKQPPFLDFKKLLPPRANVERKLWHGYLPEDLTRAVKNVALRSYQIDDETWINDALLAIYAHDVYHEFVAPRHDVENYCKRLATNLMKTHASSLYMSSFKSEELKVMNRTVTEMFEKLRKTLESNVSKQKWIGKKSKEAILKKIARLSIVTPAHRTDYHNSNDNEIELTGDFFNDTMALRKMYRTSMYQMLDKRPSEEIWTYFAQPYDASTSSIYELEKIIIPFGAVDWRFLDRSYTTSTQHLGLATLGTLIANEIAHHFDFTGINYLNGWKGRRVAPVFCSNTDDDINYRSDYKNHYQNLRGKMDSIFLPSTSQNIHYSISDLSLNERFSDDAGLRLAYDTMLNLPAEAKIPLPWLSNSESNEIQQFFLAYAQMHCTKKPLTTSFRSLYEDENLPSRLRIAITAANNEALGEAWQCKTGTKVRPEEKTYNFPHLDGIDFGRETEALPPNQ is encoded by the exons atgcGGACCTGTGGGTCGTACGACGTGAATGCTGTGGAAGGAGGTGGGACGGAGTCTTCTCCAGTTCAACGAAAACCTATCTTTATCGTTAAACTGATCTTATTTCTTGTACTTTGTGCCATAATTATCACATTGTGCATATTGTGGGTGTCAAAAAGTAAAGAAGCGTCGAGGGATAATAATATCGTAGGAAAACAG GATAAATTACGTGGACGGTATGATGGAACAAGTCAAATGCCTGTCAGCAAATTTGATACACAGGAGACTACGACTACTGAAACACCGGACACTTCACCTTTAAC GGTATGGGGCGAATCTAGACAGGAGACTACGACTACTGAAACACCGGACACTTCACCTTTGAC GGCAGGCGGCGAATCTAGACAGGAGACTACGACTACTGAAACACCGGACACTTCACCTTTAAC GGCAGGCGGCGAATCTAGTCAGGAGACTACGACTACTGAAACACCGGCCACTTTACCTTTGAC GGCAGGCGGCGAATCTAGTCAGGAGACTACGACTACTGAAACACCGGACACTTCACCTTTAAC GGCAGGCGGCGAATCTAGACAGGAGACTACGACTACTGAAACACCGGACACTTCACCTTCTAC GGCAGGCGGCGAATCTAGTCAGGAGACTACGACTACTGAAACACCGGACACTTCACCTTTAAC GGCAGGCGGCGAATCTAGACAGGAGACTACGACTACTGAAACACCGGACACTTCACCTTTAAC GGCAGGCGGCGAATCTAGACAGGAGACTACGACTACTGAAACACCGGACACTTCACCTTCTAC GGCAGGCGGCGAATCTAGTCAGGAGACTACGACTACTGAAACACCGGCCACTTTACCTTTGAC GGCAGGCGGCGAATCTAGTCAGGAGACTACGACTACTGAAACACCGGACACTTCACCTTTAAC GGCAGGCGGCGAATCTAGACAGGAGACTACGACTACTGAAACACCGGACACTTCACCTTCTAC GGCAGGCGGCGAATCTAGTCAGGAGACTACGACTACTGAAACACCGGCCACTTTACCTTTGAC GGCAGGCGGCGAATCTAGTCAGGAGACTACGACTACTGAAACACCGGACACTTCACCTTTAAC GGCAGGCGGCGAATCTAGACAGGAGACTACGACTACTGAAACACCGGACACTTCACCTTTAAC GGCAGGCGGCGAATCTAGACAGGAGACTACGACTACTGAAACACCGGACACTTCACCTTCTAC GGCAGGCGGCGAATCTAGTCAGGAGACTACGACTACTGAAACACCGGCCACTTTACCTTTGAC GGCAGGCGGCGAATCTAGTCAGGAGACTACGACTACTGAAACACCGGACACTTCACCTTTAAC GGCAGGCGGCGAATCTAGACAGGAGACTACGACTACTGAAACACCGGACACTTCACCTTCTAC GGCAGGCGGCGAATCTAGACAGGAGACTACGACTACTGATACACCGGACACTTCACCCCTAAC GGCAGGCGGCGAATCTAGACAGGAGACTACGACTACTGAAACACCGGACACTTCACCTTTGAC GGTATGGGGCGAATCTAGACAGGAGACTACGACTACTGAAACACCGGACACTTCACCTTTGAC GGCAGGCGGCGAATCTAGACAGGAGACTACGACTACTGAAACACCGGACACTTCACCTTCTAC GGCAGGCGGCGAATCTAGACAGGAGACTACGACTACTGAAACACCGGACACTTCACCTTTGAC GGCAGGCGGCGAATCTAGACAGGAGACTACGACTACTGAAACACCGGACACTTCACCTTTTAC GGCAGGCGGCGAATCTAGACAGGAGACTACGACTACTGATACACCGGACACTTCACCCCTAAC GGCAGGCGGCGAATCTAGACAGGAGACTACGACTACTGAAACACCGGACACTTCACCTTTGAC GGCAGGCGGCGAATCTAGACAGGAGACTACGACTACTGATACACCGGACACTTCACCCCTAAC GGCAGGCGGCGAATCTAGTCAGGAGACTACGACTACTGAAACACCGGCCACTTTACCTTTGAC GGCAGGCGGCGAATCTAGACAGGAGACTACGACTACTGAAACACCGGACACTTCATCTTCTAC GGCAGGCGGCGAATCTAGTCAGGAGACTACGACTACTGAAACACCGGCCACTTTACCTTTGAC GGCAGGCGGCGAATCTAGTCAGGAGACTACGACTACTGAAACACCGGCCACTTTACCTTTGAC GGCAGGCGGCGAATCTAGACAGGAGACTACGACTACTGAAACACCGGACACTTCACCTCTAAC aaatcacatgcaacctGTGACGTCATCTGAAGTTATGTCAAAAATGGCCAAAGGCACAACGAGTCGAATTCTTTCCTACATGAACCATTCCTCTGATGCATGTgatgatttttatgaatacGCTTGTGGAGAGTTCGAAGATAACCAGCTGATGACAGAAAATGACCTCGCAGAACAAGCAATGCAACgaattttca CCGAGGCTCAAAAACGCCGAAGTGACGAACAGTCCTTTCTCGACTATTACGAAAGCTGCCTGAATTACGAAAAGACGACCAATCAGTCTGAAAGATTGGCAAACG TTCGACGAGCTGTACAAGAAATCGGACGTTTTAATTACATGGATAACATTGGGAAGGATGATACCCAACCTAAATTCCGCGATACGCTTCAGAGACTTCTCGAACGGAACAG CGCCCTCTTATTCGACATTACTCCAGACCTCGCTGTAAACGAAGGGAATTGTAACACAGAGCCACAAACAATTCAGTTTACCTGGAAAATTGGGCCACTGATGAGCAAAACTGACCCCTACACGAATAAAAGAGCAGAGGAATGCTATAAACAGCAGGAATCGGTGAGAAACGAACCGGAAGTGAATTTGACAGAAGTCTACGGAACTTACAAAGAGTGCAAG AACTACTTCGGCACCTTTACAACGTCCATCAAAAAtagcgtgaaaaaaattttcggaacgGATTATGATCGATCGGAGCAAATCGGGGTTGACGTTGAGAAGCTGATTGAACTTTTCCTTGTGCCG GAGATGGATGAAGATGAAATCCGTAAGGCCTACGCAACCAAGAATTATAACTTGAAGGGTGACCTCTCTGTCAGACGGGCACATAAACAACCGCCATTC CTTGATTTCAAGAAACTACTACCACCTCGAGCAAATGTGGAAAGAAAACTCTGGCATGGTTATCTTCCTGAAGACCTTACTCGAGCTGTAAAGAATGTCGCCTTGCGAAGCTATCAGATTGATGACGAAACGTGGATAAATGATGCTCTCCTCGCAATTTACGCTCACGATGTCTATCACGAG tTTGTTGCTCCGCGCCACGATGTCGAAAATTACTGCAAGCGACTAGCAACTAACCTGATGAAGACGCATGCATCCAGTTTATACATGTCATCATTCAAAAGCGAGGAACTCAAGGTCATGAACAGAACG GTGAccgaaatgtttgaaaaattaaggaaaaCATTGGAGTCGAATGTGTCGAAACAGAAGTGGATTGGGAAGAAGAGCAAAGAGgcaattttgaagaaaatcgcAAGACTCTCAATCGTGACACCCGCCCACCGAACCGATTATCATAACTCAAACGACAATGAG ATCGAACTCACGGGcgattttttcaacgacacAATGGCGCTGCGGAAGATGTACAGAACGTCCATGTACCAGATGCTGGATAAACGGCCAAGCGAAGAAAT ATGGACGTACTTCGCCCAACCGTACGACGCGTCGACTTCATCTATATACGAGctcgagaaaataattataccgtTCGGAGCTGTAGATTGGCGCTTTTTGGACCGTTCCTACACCACCTCAACGCAGCATTTGGGGCTAGCTACTCTTGGAACGCTTATCGCCAATGAAATTGCTCATCATTTTGACTTCACAG GCATAAATTACCTGAACGGTTGGAAAGGTAGGAGGGTGGCGCCTGTTTTCTGCTCTAACACGGATGATGATATAAATTACAGAAGCGACTACAAAAACCATTACCAAAATTTGAGGGGAAAAATGGACTCCATCTTCCTGCCATCGACTTctcaaaatattcattacagc ATATCCGACCTCAGTCTCAATGAGAGATTCTCAGACGACGCCGGCCTGCGACTCGCCTACGATACGATGTTAAACTTACCCGCGGAAGCTAAAATACCATTGCCCTGGCTTTCGAACTCGGAATCCAACGAGATACAACAATTCTTCTTGGCCTATGCTCAG ATGCATTGCACAAAGAAGCCTCTCACAACATCCTTCAGATCGCTCTACGAAGACGAAAACTTGCCAAGCCGACTACGGATTGCGATAACTGCCGCCAATAACGAAGCCCTTGGAGAAGCCTGGCAGTGCAAAACGGGAACCAAAGTCCGCCCTGAGGAAAAAACATATAATTTTCCTCACCTCGACGGTATAGACTTCGGTCGTGAAACCGAAGCACTCCCACCTAATCAATGA
- the LOC107225488 gene encoding uncharacterized protein LOC107225488 isoform X46, with product MRTCGSYDVNAVEGGGTESSPVQRKPIFIVKLILFLVLCAIIITLCILWVSKSKEASRDNNIVGKQDKLRGRYDGTSQMPVSKFDTQETTTTETPDTSPLTVWGESRQETTTTETPDTSPLTAGGESRQETTTTETPDTSPLTAGGESSQETTTTETPATLPLTAGGESSQETTTTETPDTSPLTAGGESRQETTTTETPDTSPSTAGGESSQETTTTETPATLPLTAGGESSQETTTTETPDTSPLTAGGESRQETTTTETPDTSPLTAGGESRQETTTTETPDTSPSTAGGESSQETTTTETPATLPLTAGGESSQETTTTETPDTSPLTAGGESRQETTTTETPDTSPSTAGGESSQETTTTETPATLPLTAGGESSQETTTTETPDTSPLTAGGESRQETTTTETPDTSPLTAGGESRQETTTTETPDTSPSTAGGESSQETTTTETPATLPLTAGGESSQETTTTETPATLPLTAGGESRQETTTTETPDTSSSTAGGESSQETTTTETPATLPLTAGGESSQETTTTETPATLPLTAGGESRQETTTTETPDTSPLTNHMQPVTSSEVMSKMAKGTTSRILSYMNHSSDACDDFYEYACGEFEDNQLMTENDLAEQAMQRIFTEAQKRRSDEQSFLDYYESCLNYEKTTNQSERLANVRRAVQEIGRFNYMDNIGKDDTQPKFRDTLQRLLERNSALLFDITPDLAVNEGNCNTEPQTIQFTWKIGPLMSKTDPYTNKRAEECYKQQESVRNEPEVNLTEVYGTYKECKNYFGTFTTSIKNSVKKIFGTDYDRSEQIGVDVEKLIELFLVPEMDEDEIRKAYATKNYNLKGDLSVRRAHKQPPFLDFKKLLPPRANVERKLWHGYLPEDLTRAVKNVALRSYQIDDETWINDALLAIYAHDVYHEFVAPRHDVENYCKRLATNLMKTHASSLYMSSFKSEELKVMNRTVTEMFEKLRKTLESNVSKQKWIGKKSKEAILKKIARLSIVTPAHRTDYHNSNDNEIELTGDFFNDTMALRKMYRTSMYQMLDKRPSEEIWTYFAQPYDASTSSIYELEKIIIPFGAVDWRFLDRSYTTSTQHLGLATLGTLIANEIAHHFDFTGINYLNGWKGRRVAPVFCSNTDDDINYRSDYKNHYQNLRGKMDSIFLPSTSQNIHYSISDLSLNERFSDDAGLRLAYDTMLNLPAEAKIPLPWLSNSESNEIQQFFLAYAQMHCTKKPLTTSFRSLYEDENLPSRLRIAITAANNEALGEAWQCKTGTKVRPEEKTYNFPHLDGIDFGRETEALPPNQ from the exons atgcGGACCTGTGGGTCGTACGACGTGAATGCTGTGGAAGGAGGTGGGACGGAGTCTTCTCCAGTTCAACGAAAACCTATCTTTATCGTTAAACTGATCTTATTTCTTGTACTTTGTGCCATAATTATCACATTGTGCATATTGTGGGTGTCAAAAAGTAAAGAAGCGTCGAGGGATAATAATATCGTAGGAAAACAG GATAAATTACGTGGACGGTATGATGGAACAAGTCAAATGCCTGTCAGCAAATTTGATACACAGGAGACTACGACTACTGAAACACCGGACACTTCACCTTTAAC GGTATGGGGCGAATCTAGACAGGAGACTACGACTACTGAAACACCGGACACTTCACCTTTGAC GGCAGGCGGCGAATCTAGACAGGAGACTACGACTACTGAAACACCGGACACTTCACCTTTAAC GGCAGGCGGCGAATCTAGTCAGGAGACTACGACTACTGAAACACCGGCCACTTTACCTTTGAC GGCAGGCGGCGAATCTAGTCAGGAGACTACGACTACTGAAACACCGGACACTTCACCTTTAAC GGCAGGCGGCGAATCTAGACAGGAGACTACGACTACTGAAACACCGGACACTTCACCTTCTAC GGCAGGCGGCGAATCTAGTCAGGAGACTACGACTACTGAAACACCGGCCACTTTACCTTTGAC GGCAGGCGGCGAATCTAGTCAGGAGACTACGACTACTGAAACACCGGACACTTCACCTTTAAC GGCAGGCGGCGAATCTAGACAGGAGACTACGACTACTGAAACACCGGACACTTCACCTTTAAC GGCAGGCGGCGAATCTAGACAGGAGACTACGACTACTGAAACACCGGACACTTCACCTTCTAC GGCAGGCGGCGAATCTAGTCAGGAGACTACGACTACTGAAACACCGGCCACTTTACCTTTGAC GGCAGGCGGCGAATCTAGTCAGGAGACTACGACTACTGAAACACCGGACACTTCACCTTTAAC GGCAGGCGGCGAATCTAGACAGGAGACTACGACTACTGAAACACCGGACACTTCACCTTCTAC GGCAGGCGGCGAATCTAGTCAGGAGACTACGACTACTGAAACACCGGCCACTTTACCTTTGAC GGCAGGCGGCGAATCTAGTCAGGAGACTACGACTACTGAAACACCGGACACTTCACCTTTAAC GGCAGGCGGCGAATCTAGACAGGAGACTACGACTACTGAAACACCGGACACTTCACCTTTAAC GGCAGGCGGCGAATCTAGACAGGAGACTACGACTACTGAAACACCGGACACTTCACCTTCTAC GGCAGGCGGCGAATCTAGTCAGGAGACTACGACTACTGAAACACCGGCCACTTTACCTTTGAC GGCAGGCGGCGAATCTAGTCAGGAGACTACGACTACTGAAACACCGGCCACTTTACCTTTGAC GGCAGGCGGCGAATCTAGACAGGAGACTACGACTACTGAAACACCGGACACTTCATCTTCTAC GGCAGGCGGCGAATCTAGTCAGGAGACTACGACTACTGAAACACCGGCCACTTTACCTTTGAC GGCAGGCGGCGAATCTAGTCAGGAGACTACGACTACTGAAACACCGGCCACTTTACCTTTGAC GGCAGGCGGCGAATCTAGACAGGAGACTACGACTACTGAAACACCGGACACTTCACCTCTAAC aaatcacatgcaacctGTGACGTCATCTGAAGTTATGTCAAAAATGGCCAAAGGCACAACGAGTCGAATTCTTTCCTACATGAACCATTCCTCTGATGCATGTgatgatttttatgaatacGCTTGTGGAGAGTTCGAAGATAACCAGCTGATGACAGAAAATGACCTCGCAGAACAAGCAATGCAACgaattttca CCGAGGCTCAAAAACGCCGAAGTGACGAACAGTCCTTTCTCGACTATTACGAAAGCTGCCTGAATTACGAAAAGACGACCAATCAGTCTGAAAGATTGGCAAACG TTCGACGAGCTGTACAAGAAATCGGACGTTTTAATTACATGGATAACATTGGGAAGGATGATACCCAACCTAAATTCCGCGATACGCTTCAGAGACTTCTCGAACGGAACAG CGCCCTCTTATTCGACATTACTCCAGACCTCGCTGTAAACGAAGGGAATTGTAACACAGAGCCACAAACAATTCAGTTTACCTGGAAAATTGGGCCACTGATGAGCAAAACTGACCCCTACACGAATAAAAGAGCAGAGGAATGCTATAAACAGCAGGAATCGGTGAGAAACGAACCGGAAGTGAATTTGACAGAAGTCTACGGAACTTACAAAGAGTGCAAG AACTACTTCGGCACCTTTACAACGTCCATCAAAAAtagcgtgaaaaaaattttcggaacgGATTATGATCGATCGGAGCAAATCGGGGTTGACGTTGAGAAGCTGATTGAACTTTTCCTTGTGCCG GAGATGGATGAAGATGAAATCCGTAAGGCCTACGCAACCAAGAATTATAACTTGAAGGGTGACCTCTCTGTCAGACGGGCACATAAACAACCGCCATTC CTTGATTTCAAGAAACTACTACCACCTCGAGCAAATGTGGAAAGAAAACTCTGGCATGGTTATCTTCCTGAAGACCTTACTCGAGCTGTAAAGAATGTCGCCTTGCGAAGCTATCAGATTGATGACGAAACGTGGATAAATGATGCTCTCCTCGCAATTTACGCTCACGATGTCTATCACGAG tTTGTTGCTCCGCGCCACGATGTCGAAAATTACTGCAAGCGACTAGCAACTAACCTGATGAAGACGCATGCATCCAGTTTATACATGTCATCATTCAAAAGCGAGGAACTCAAGGTCATGAACAGAACG GTGAccgaaatgtttgaaaaattaaggaaaaCATTGGAGTCGAATGTGTCGAAACAGAAGTGGATTGGGAAGAAGAGCAAAGAGgcaattttgaagaaaatcgcAAGACTCTCAATCGTGACACCCGCCCACCGAACCGATTATCATAACTCAAACGACAATGAG ATCGAACTCACGGGcgattttttcaacgacacAATGGCGCTGCGGAAGATGTACAGAACGTCCATGTACCAGATGCTGGATAAACGGCCAAGCGAAGAAAT ATGGACGTACTTCGCCCAACCGTACGACGCGTCGACTTCATCTATATACGAGctcgagaaaataattataccgtTCGGAGCTGTAGATTGGCGCTTTTTGGACCGTTCCTACACCACCTCAACGCAGCATTTGGGGCTAGCTACTCTTGGAACGCTTATCGCCAATGAAATTGCTCATCATTTTGACTTCACAG GCATAAATTACCTGAACGGTTGGAAAGGTAGGAGGGTGGCGCCTGTTTTCTGCTCTAACACGGATGATGATATAAATTACAGAAGCGACTACAAAAACCATTACCAAAATTTGAGGGGAAAAATGGACTCCATCTTCCTGCCATCGACTTctcaaaatattcattacagc ATATCCGACCTCAGTCTCAATGAGAGATTCTCAGACGACGCCGGCCTGCGACTCGCCTACGATACGATGTTAAACTTACCCGCGGAAGCTAAAATACCATTGCCCTGGCTTTCGAACTCGGAATCCAACGAGATACAACAATTCTTCTTGGCCTATGCTCAG ATGCATTGCACAAAGAAGCCTCTCACAACATCCTTCAGATCGCTCTACGAAGACGAAAACTTGCCAAGCCGACTACGGATTGCGATAACTGCCGCCAATAACGAAGCCCTTGGAGAAGCCTGGCAGTGCAAAACGGGAACCAAAGTCCGCCCTGAGGAAAAAACATATAATTTTCCTCACCTCGACGGTATAGACTTCGGTCGTGAAACCGAAGCACTCCCACCTAATCAATGA